Genomic segment of Caldanaerobius polysaccharolyticus DSM 13641:
GGTGAAGCTCCTACTGCGCCACTTCTTGATGTAGACGATGAAGCCTTTGTTGTCCATGTATCTGTTGATGGATTATATTCTATATTAACTGTACTCTTTATCGCATATATCTTCCCATTACCTGGTGGGACTGCTACATGTCCTGAAAGAGCAGTGGGCATATTTGTTTTGCTTGTCCAAGTGTTAGTTGAACTATCATATTCTTCATTAATTGCGTAAATAGTAACAGTCCCACTTTTTGCCCCGCCTGTAACATATATTTTGCCATTACCTATAGAAGCTGCTGCCGCATCTTCTCTCTGTGTAGGTATCGCGGTTTTTGTTGCCCATGTATTAGTCGATGGATTATATTCTTCATTATTTGTAACACCAGTACTACTACGGTTACCTCCAATAACATATATCTTCCCATTCCCAGGAGACGCAGCAGCCATATTTTCTCTTGCTGTAGGCATTGTTGCTTTAGTAGTCCATGTATTAGTGGGGGGGTCATATTCTTCATTGATATTTGTATAGTCAGTAGAGGTAGGATTAACTCTACCTCCTATAGCATAAATTTTGCCATTACCTGGGGCTACTGCGGAAAG
This window contains:
- a CDS encoding Kelch repeat-containing protein; translation: MAVYVNVGGTWEKAIGVYVNVGGVWKSFSQLNVNIGGIWKSVWLDLDKWTTKAPMPTRRYNLSAVAPGNGKIYAIGGRVNPTSTDYTNINEEYDPPTNTWTTKATMPTARENMAAASPGNGKIYVIGGNRSSTGVTNNEEYNPSTNTWATKTAIPTQREDAAAASIGNGKIYVTGGAKSGTVTIYAINEEYDSSTNTWTSKTNMPTALSGHVAVPPGNGKIYAIKSTVNIEYNPSTDTWTTKASSSTSRSGAVGASPGNGKVYYIGGDVSTGVNEEYNPSTNTWTTKATMPTQRELAAAASIGNGKIYVIGGTNSSGVLTTNEEYSI